Genomic window (Nomia melanderi isolate GNS246 chromosome 14, iyNomMela1, whole genome shotgun sequence):
GCTTTGTCAATTGTTTTCTGAGCTTCTTTCAAAGCAGATTTGGCCAAATTGGCAAATCCAGTGGCATCAAACCAGCTCATTCTTCGATATGTCTAAAACTGAATGAGAAACGTTCAACCGTATaatgaaagaaacaataaaCTAATTTAgtgaaataacaattttagtAACTTACGTTGCATATTAATGTATCAACGGTAAAGAAGAAAGCGTCTTTGAAGAACGCGAAATGTACGTTGCTTAAAGGTTAGAATAAGATGATATTATACTTGTGTTTCATACGATTTTACGTTACTTTACACAATCTTCCAAAGATCGTGAATCCAGAGAATGGTTTGCGAGAAAGCTAGAAAAAAAAGGTGAGCTGGATAAAGTAATGGGAATGACATTTGTCGCATTTTCGTGTCACACATTGCCAACCTCGACAAGCAGTCGAAAGATACTATTACTCGCAGTTAATTTCTTCTGTACACAcaacacaaacacacacacacacacacacacacgcgcgcgcgcatacGTGCctatacatgtacatatgtaCGTATTTACTGTATTTAATTTGTTACATTTGATCAATTTATCAACGAACAGATGAACAGCGTCTTCATAGGTAAAGTGGGTACATACGTTCGGTTGACACATATGCGTTGCACGCGTACACATCTTCTTATGTGTTTACGTATGCGAATATAAAAAGATGCAATATCATGTTTAACGTTTGGTACGTCGATGTTTCTTTATATTCGAAAAGTTGTAAGAACACAAGGATACGGACAATTGCATTAAAAATCTGTTTAAACGATCGATTCTATGTCACATCCTAATACTACGCGAAAGTCATCCTAGGCACATACTACGTAGCAAGATATTACGTAAATGTTAAGTTGTACATTATGAATTACAAATGACAGGAATTTTATCATTGAACGAACCAGTTCAATACGcgcgaaaataaaagaaaccatGCGACTCGCGATTGACGATCGCAATGGTTATGATGTCAATGACGCAACGTTTCATTCGGCTTTACCACCTCTAATTCGTGTTACATGTACGCATGTAACTTGTAGAATTTACGACATTTCTTCCGCTTTTACACGGTTCAATAATAGACTACACCTTGGCAATAAAACGGTACAACATACAAGTACGTACGCATAAAATAATAGTGTACCCAACCATTTCAATCGACGATTGATCGCACAACCCGTACCATTGAATCTGAAATGTTTGCTGCGCTGGcagaaataatgtattattgtcGTCGAGGCGGCATGTAATATTTCACGAAAATGACGAGCTTTTTCAATTCGATATCTACGTTACAGAAAAACATTATTAGTGGGGTTGTTATCAACAGCTCCAGTGGCGCAATTGGTTAGCGCACGGTACTTATAAGACAGTGACTAGTGAGCAATGCCGGGGTTGTGAGTTCGAGCCTCACCTGGAGCAATTTTTTTCTTCGGATGCATATTATTTTTTCGCATCGTCTTTGCTGCAGATTTTCacgatagaattattttactgCTGTTAGCAGtgattattaatagtaaataacTGATACGACTGAATTCGTATCTACCGGAGACACTGGAATAACGAATTTCGGGAATATGTCGTAGCGAGACGGTTAACGGTGAATCGAAGGGAACAAGGGAACTCACAAGATACGTAATTGCATAAAAcatatttgtatttcatttcatttcgtgGCAATTCACAGTGTTTTATTATGCTCTGTTTCACGAAAGTCGAATCGGCATGTACCATGCATTGAACTCGGAGCAAAGTTTAAGGCCAAACGTGAATAAAGTGACAGATGCTATCGTGCTTCGAATAAACGAATCTTGTTTCAATGCATGGATAATGCAAGAAAGGGAACAAGTGCAAACATCGTCGAAGTAACGCGTGCCCTTATTCAGCAAGTATGCGTCTACGATGCTCTGCCTTTCCTCGAGTTTGCGTACGCTGTTTTCTACACGAATCACATTTAAGCTAAGATTTCAATGTTGCGATCAATGGAAACGATATGGAttatttctgaataaatatACTTGCTTCGCGAGATACACCGCGGACAGGTTAATTCGCATTCGTTTCGAGGACGAACGATACCGGATCTTCCGCCCGTAATTTCCATTCTATCAAATTTATCGCGCACCGACTCGTCTGCAGATTTAGTTGTTCCTTTAGCGATATCGATTTCAGGCATTATTCCATCGGTCTCTACTTCAAGCAATCGCCGTTGTAAATCTCTCCTTTCCAATCCAATCGACTCGAAAGGATTCTACGAGGATAAGTTTTTCAACTCTGACCACCCTCCTTACCGTCCTTTCGAGGCCGTCGGCCGTCGCCTCCTGTAGCATTCACGTCGGAGAATCGTCGAGAAGAGCCTGTTTTCCCGGTAGAACGAACCGACGAATCATCCTTCTCTGTACCACTTGACTTCGATACTGACGACAAATCGAACTCACCCAATCCACGCTTCGTTAAATACTTGTTTACGATTCAACTAAAGTATCCTACCTTTGCCAGAGACCACGGTTTCCGTCTCGTTACCGTTTCTCCGATTCGAATCTAACCTTGTTTCAAACGTTTCATCGACGGTTCTTTGTTCTCGGTGATCGCGATCCTGGTCCGCTGTTGCGCGAACTAGAACTCTTGGCGAGGGTTGTTCTCTCTGGACCCACGGTGCTCGAGAGGCTGTAATTATCTCTCAAAGTATCATAGATATGCACGCACAATGCCGTTCGCGTGTCGAAATCGTTGAAAACAGCTACGAAACATAGGTGGATTCTTTTTCAAAAACTGACTGACCTCTTTTTCTCAATTCGGCTATTACTATCGGACAACGAACGACGCAGGAAGGCATTTGGAAGGAAATCAGCTCGGAAGAAGGAGCGAATCGATCGACTATGGAATTATCTGATTTCACTGTTCGAAAAAGGTTCGCCTTCCATTATCAAATTTTCGGTCGAACAATGTATTCATCGTGTCGTTGACTGTTCGATAACTCGTTGTCTCGGAACTGACAATCGATATACGATTTTCGGGCAGTCAATTATCccataaaatttcaattctcaACACGAAAACTGAAATTACACGTATAATTCCACTCTAGAGTGAAGCACGTTAccaaaagaaaattcaagtCGACCGAGTGTTATATTCGAGATTGATCGTTCACACGATGACGCCGTTGCACGATCATCAAGAATCGTCGTCGATCTATATTGATCAAAGGATTCTTCCATTGTTGTTACCCGCGTTGGAGGAAATTCTTCTCGTAGCCGACAAGAGGAACTCGCTTCTGGtatgaaagaatttatttctaaCTTGATTCACGCGATACACGCCGACGCGTGACAAATCAGAGGAAATCCTAGATACAAAAGGCTCCGGTCGACGTTCTCGGTAATCTGCCAGAAATCATATGGAATTGGAATCCGCGACGATCGAACATCATTTCTTCGTCGCAATCGAACATGTTTGCTATTCCGCGGTTTCAGCAGTGGTTATCTCTGCGGTGGGCAAACCAACGACACCTAACGCAGACGTATGTTTACATGGACATGCACGGTATGACTCTATTACTCGCAGGTCACAATCTCCAAAGCCGTGGCTATGGTCCAAGACCGCGGCTGCACAGTGCCTTCAGAGATACGTGCGTGGTTGGCTTGTACGAAAACGCGTCGACGTTCAAGAATTGAGGCAATTTTGGAAGGCTAGTAAACGTATTCGGATTCCCCTATCGATTCTTTTTCCAATTCTGATCCTAAACCATGGAACAAGTACCTTCCatgctgttttatttttattcatcgtttaaaatacaataacaacAATGATTTTACTTCCGTTACACACTGTGTTTCGTTACACTATGTATAGCTGACCAATTTACGCATCGTACATTAGAATCTTGCAGAGAAAGAATCGTTTACCGGACAAATTGAAAATCACACCATTTTACAACATTCGACTGGCATTTTAGGTAAATATTTACTGCTCAATTTTCTCATTCGTAATTTAAGCACGTTGTCATTGGACATTTAACAGAATACTCGTAGGCAAACCATGGATCACTGATTATTACAAGACGTACGATGCCAATTTCCTTCGCTGCGAGACGTATCGTCAAATGATTGTAGCGAACAGAACGAATGCTCTGAAAGTAAAGGATAGCATTTCCTCGTAGAGCGCTttgaaaattcatgtaaattcaCAACTGATTCGTTTGTTCATCGCCAGTGGTGATATATAAAGTAGGCTGTGCGGTTTTCTGGAAATCTATCGTAGGAGTCTCTTGTTCTTCCGCGATTCTTTGGTTCTTCAGACCATTGAAATTATATCGAGCTTGTAGCTTTATATCTTCCGTTATCTCCTGCCCTGTCCGTTTTCTCTGACGAATTAAAATTTCCTTCAGCAGAGGTGGAAATTCTATTTGGCGTGGCAAAATTTTTACAGGCTTTTCGCAAATTACATTCGTATAACGTGACTCCTGATCTTTCGGTATCAATACGTAATCTGATTTATAAGTTACAGCATCTAGTTGACTTGGTTTCGTGAACTTTTGACCTCGGAACGTTTTTTCTACGAGTGCTATCACTTTTCGCATGTTCTGCAATGAAGCGGAACTTGTCGATAAACTTTCTTTATGCGAATCTctaatgtgaaataaaatgaaaaatatatttgcaaaCTTACATCTGGATTACTTTCACCGATCATTGGTACTGCGGCTACTTTTAATATTCTCATGTAACTGGGTTCAGGGTATTCTTGAAATTTGCTTCGCACAACCATTCGACCTACTCCGTAATTCTTCAAGTTTCCCAAAATCTGCCATAATGTTTTCCCTTTAAAATCGGTTTTTCTGCCAATATATTTTACCGGCATATTCGTAAAATTGGTAGAAACGTTTGAAAACAAACAGCGTCAAAAATCTTTCGATGAACAAAAGATTTCAGAAATCTGCCGCCTAACCGTTTTTTCCTATTGttctaaatttaaatgaaaaagaacatgACGATATCTGGTTGCGAAGCGAAGAAACAACCGATTGGTAAAAATAATGCGATAAACGCAAGAAAACTGAACAACTtttgattaaatataaactACAATGTTAATCCTAATGGAATACACAGCATAAGATACATAGTACTACATAGTACTACATGGGACTCGGTGTCACATGTTCCGAGTTACCGATTGCGTAGAAAATTCAAGGGCTTGCTCTGCCCTCTAGGTCCAGAGAACGCTGAATAGGAAAACTAGGTAACGGTAATTTGGGGACTGACATTACATGGGTGAAACgcttttttagaaaattttgcaAACATTGTTTTTTATGGAAAATGAAGCCAAGTCGAAAATTTCAGCTCCGTCCCGTTTGTCAGATTTTCTGAACCTTCGGAATTTTCGGAACTTTCAACTTTTTCAGATTTACCGACTACAATCATTTcagaataattcaattcaacaGCAGTTGGTAAGGAAGGGATGTAGAAATCATCTCTTCGTTGAGTTAACAGCCGCAGTCACGCGTGCGTGATGTCGTAACACTCGCAGCTGCTTGCAGCCAGCATCACGCAAACCCGAGTTCGCTTCGTCGGCGTTAATCTATCGCTATTACGATAATACGTATTACTATGACAAAAGTTGAAATTATAGAAACGGTGTTTAAATgcattgaaagtttaaaaacgAATGCCATGTAAGTTACTCTTTGTGATTTCGTAGAAAATTGTTTCGTTGCGAATGATTAATTGTCAATTTTTGGAGGTTTGTTCTGTAGAGGAATATGCATATGCAAAATAGCGAgctataaaaaagaaacaatgagAAAGACATCGATTAATGCATAATACATTTGTATTGCATACTTGAGTGctgtagagagaaagagagagagagcgagagagagagagagagagagagagagagagagagagagagagagagagagagagagagagagaggcgttGAATGTTTATCCATGTCTAGCTAACATTAGAATCGTGTAATTGAACAGTGCAACTTTGATTTTTCCAACATTATATTCGGCAAATACTATTTCCATCGTTCGGATGTCCAGTTCCGATAAACACTCGTAGCAGAACAATAACTTTGTCTAGCGAGAGAGTCGTCGAGGACTACTTTTGGGAAATGGTAGTGGTGGGTGGTTCTCATTAAATTTACAATATCCGCGAAGATTACTTTATCATATTTCATGTATGCGCATTCCTGGCATGTAAACAGTGAATTCTTCCAGTGATTCGTTTGCATTAAACGAATTGGTGTGCCTTCTAACAACATACGTCTTGCGAAGCGGTTATTCGATTATTAACCGTAACTGCTGGAAAACCAACATACATTCATGGCGGACGAAGAGAAAGGAGACGAGCGGTCAAAGTTACTCGATAGTCGGAGCAAGACGTCCGAAACACAGATGGGACCAAGCAGGACGGCGCAGGACGGCGCAAGGCGACGCGAAACGACGAGCAGAGCCGAAGCACAGACACCGCCGAACAGGAGACTGGTGTAACGGAGGATAGAACACAGAGTAGGGAGAAACGGAGCCGAAAATAGTTGTGCGCAAACCGACGAAACCTTTCTAACAAGAGTGAGTAGTTTTGTGAAGACGCTATGTCGTTTACATTTCCCGATAACGACCACGGATTTCGAATAACTGCAAGATGACTGCGAGAGCTTGTTGAACGCGATAAATGCGACTTCCGGAtcactttttaaaaatgaaatcgtTCGCGTTCGTCGCCGGTTTATTATCTTTGTTGTTGCAACGACATACCGATATCGTGTCATCGGCCCCTACGTACGAACATGCTGCCCTCCAAGCTGCCGATCAATGCGACTGGATTGGGAGGTTTGtattctttcttttccattttattttattccattccaCTCCATTCTACTCTACTCTACTCTACTCTACTCTACTCTACTCTACTCTACTCTACTCTGCTCTACTCTGCTCTACTCTACTCTACTCTactctattctattctatttaattctattctattctattctatttaattctattctattctatcctatcctatcctatcctatcctatcctatcctatcctatcctatcctatcctatcctatcctatcctatcctatcctatcctatcctatcctatcctatcctatcctatcctatcctatcctatcctatcctatcctatcctatcctatcctatcctatcctatcctatcctatcctatcctatcctatcctatcctatcctatcctatcctatcctatcctatcctatcctatcctatcctatcctatcctatcctatcctatcctatcctatcctatcctatcctatcctatcctatcctatcctatcctatcctatcctatcctatcctatcctatcctatcctatcctatcctatcctatcctatcctatcctatcctatcctatcctatcctatcctatcctatcctatcctatcctatcctatcctatcctatcctatcctatcctatcctatcctatcctatcctatcctatcctatcctatcctatcctatcctatcctatcctatcctatcctatcctatcctatcctatcctatcctatcctatcctatcctatcctatcctatcctatcctatcctatcctatcctatcctatcctatcctatcctatcctatcctatcctatcctatcctatcctatcctatcatattctattctattctattctattctattctattctattctattctattctagtATTTTATTCGCCGCGATTTCCATCTTTCGTTTGCattctttcctcttttcttcctACTTCCATCCTTTTTTCCTTCCCTCCTTTATTTACCTCTCCAGTGACCATTTAAATCTAGATGCCATTCTAGTAACGTACGAAATCTGAGAATATGCTCGTTGAATCTTTGTTCCAATGTATCGGCACAGAGTAGTATCGACCCATAGGATCTACGACGATGTAGTTTACGATATGCTTTGATAACGGGCGGGGGAGAACTCTACGACTTTTATCGAACGTGAAACCAGTCGCACGACTTACGAGCAAAACCGGTTTTCCTCGTCGTTCTCTGAACCGCCTCGAAAAGGATCGTGCCGGTGAACATTCGATTCgctgtctctttctcttcgaAGAGAGAGTGATACAAGCTTGCGCGCGGCGTACATGCAACGGTTCTCCTAGTGGTACAGGCGAGCCattcaaaaaagaaagaaaaaccgaATAAAAGGTTGGATCAAGTGGCGAAGCTTTCGATAAACGTCCCCGAGTTTCGTCAAATGTCATCGACACGCGAagaagataaaagaaatatcGAATAGTGGCgtggaaaggaaaggaaaggaaaggaacgtAACGTAAAGGGAAGGGAAGAGAAAAGAACGGAACAAGTCGGTAATTTATCCCTGTTGGTTGTTGCATTGCAGCGGAGGTGGAGAACGAGGTGTACGGCCGGTGTATCTTCGATGTTCGAGAGGAACTGTGATTTGGCGATATCCACGCGGAGCTATACGAGTAGTCTTCTCGCCTCCCGTTTTAACCGAATCCATGTCGCAGAGCGATGTGGAATTCGTCCAACAAGATACCGAGAGAAACGGTCGCGCGAATCGTACTGTCGCGTCTGCTACCGCCGATATTTCTCGGTTATCGGGATTTCGTGCGTGTGCCAAGGTTTCTGGCCCGGTAAGGGTGTACTTGGAGAGTCACGGCAAACTTCGAACGTTGTATACTCCACGAGACGGCAAGCACAAAGCCTCCCATAGATGCTTttatgctgctgctgctgctgctgctgataCTGATACTGCTGTTACTACCGCTCCCATCGACAGGCAACCAGCGGCACTCTACATCGAGGCGGAAGAACAGCCTATCCTCGGTGAACATCGCGACGTGAAATTACAATACGACTTGGAAGTACGACGACGACGAAAATGGCGACCGCAACGGAGACGGCGACGGCAACAACAAATCAACGACGATCCAGATACAAGATACCGACTATACaacgaggaagaggaagaggactGCAGGCCGTGTTCCATGGAAGAATTAGCGAAAGCCTACTGTCAGAGCGATCTAGTGGTTAGAGGCACGGTCAACGCCGTAGAAAAACAGTTGAACTTGGAAGCTGCCGAACTCGTCGTCGGTGTAACCAAGACCTTGCGTCGAATCGAAGAGAACGAGGTACGTTGACGCAACATCTCCCTCAGTTTCttcttcctcgtttctttttctaggTGTTTTCGCTGCTGCctaaaataaaactaatcaacTTGTTTTGCTCTTCTCCTTTTATCTTTTTCCAATAGGGGAACAACGACGTGGACGTCACCGAGTTCCGCGACCGAAAAAATGTTCGTGTCAGGGTACCCAGTATCTGCGATGCACGGCACGGCCAGGGTGAGTTTGTGATAATGGCTAAACGAAGGCTCGGTGACCTCATTCTGGTTTGTGCACCGAGATTGGAGACTTGGACGATAACGGTTCGTGAGCTGGAAACTGCTCCCTGCGTCCTTCGAAGTTAGCTTTCGGTTTGGAATCAAATAtacttgtaaataataaattgtattttcttgttCGATACTATAAGATACTATAAGATACTATAAAATACCATAAAATACCGTAAAATACCATAAAAtaccataaaatattataaaatactataaaatattattctatactatactatatctCGATCTCTCGTTGATCTCTGAACTGTGATATTGTTTTGTAAAGATTGTATAGTACATAGAATACACTCGTTGTACATTCTTCGGATTGCTCTCGAATAACTGTATACTTAACTTGTTCCGATACAGAATTATCCGCTACCGTTCTCCGTTCTTTGTTCAACTACCGATCCCCTTATATTCTTATGAAATTCTTACATTTTCCAActacaatcaattatttatatcgtTTACGAGTTTCTCGTATTCAACGAAAACGTCCAAAATACTGCACCGcgagaacaaaaggaaaagaaaattcatttaaacaaaatacacGTCATAAGGTGGAAGAAAAATTATAGAGATACAATAGAATATGCGAAAGTGTAAAAGCATAGAACAAAGATTACATTCGCGgatagaaaagaaaggaaaaccaGGATAAATAAACTGAAGCGATGTAGACAAcgagaaaaaaagggagagagagtaGACTAGTCGAATGCTAGGCTGACGATAAACCAATCACTGAATAATTAGTCAAACTTTTACCAATATCCGTACgactttgaaatattataattggcaGTATCTTATCCAAGTATCCAGAAATAGTTGTGTTATTCCAGTCGGGATAATAATAATTGGCATGGAAAAAGTCGTCAATGTTTGGAGAGGAGAGGTGATGTTGAAAGTTTTATACGATACCCATCTTTTCTTAGCCACCAGCCAAGTCTACGTTTGTAATTGCGAATACAATGCGAAGCCACGTGCACCAGAAATAACAACAGAACGCTAGATTACACTCACATGACACAATATAAACGTTACTCTGTCGTTTTTACCCGACATCTCCATTTCGCTGATGTGTTCAAGTAATTCGCCGGATGCTAGTGGATAACGATAAGAAGCAACATGACCATGGAAAACCATGGAGAAGAGATGCTGCTTGTATGTTTCACTTGGGCGAACGACTTTAACACCAGGCAGGCCGTAATAACGCAGGTATAGCGAACACGCCGATAATGTCGCCGAGGAAATGGAGGCAGCCTTCTGTAAAATAGGTAAGAACGCACAGCGCAACGCGACTTATCTTATCGCGACCAGTCTTTTCGTTTTCTGTACCGTCTCCTCTAGCATTAATCGAAATTTCCTTGATTCACTCTCCTTCGGTAATTCTCAGCTCCAGATTCACGAATATTCTTTTATAGTGGCGGAACTACAATATCTTTATCGCTGTTCAAAATCATTCCAATAGTTTCCAAATTGTTTAATCAATTCATCGCATGCTTTCTTATCGTATTCCCCCTCCTTctctatatatttcattttcgatcTATACTTTTGTACTTTTCTATAtgtttgtaattgttcttctCGTCTCGCattgttttccttttatttgCACCATTGGGTTCACGATATTTTCGATAAATACTTTTCTCGTGCATCGAAGGGCCACTGttgaacgaataaaaataataataacaataataatttatttatttatttaatattattattgttgttgttattattattattattattattattattattattcttgtaGTCGTCTTCATCGTCGTTGTTGCTACTCCTGCTGCTATCATCATTTTCGTTTCTGTTCCCGCGATTATCGCTTATTCGAATATGGATAATTGGGACATAATGGCAAGACAAAATCGTCCATGTTGGGCAAAACGACCAGCTTTTCAAATTCCCTGAGTAACTTGTCCTCTATCCATTTGGTTACGTAAACGATATTGACCGCTCTTTCGCCGACTGCAGGTTTCACGGTGAGACTTATTTTCGGTACTGGTTTGAAACCGTACCACAATCGGTCGGACGGTGCTGGTGGAATGTTTAACGAAAGGCAACCTTCTATGCTTGAAACGGTAACCATCAAGCGAATCTCAGTGTTTGAGACACCTTCCATGGCTCTTCGTACATAGGACAGTTCAGTTGCCTAGTTCGGGGAAaagaagggagagaaagaaaacgGAAGCACCCGTTAATAGAATACTCTGAGATCCGGTACCGGACGGTATCGAAAGAACGCGTCTGCGACATGTTAAAGCATACTTACGTgccgaaaatatttatttgcagcTATTCTATCTACTATATTGAGAAACTTTCTTCCGGATGATTGTGTCGGTGGACTGTAATAAAAATACTGTAAACGATTCGTAGTGGAACACGGTGAAATAACGCAGCGCAACTTACTTTATTTCTCTGGCTGGACTACAAAATTGCGAACTATCGTCGTCTTCCGTCGAAGTTTCCGGCGTGTCTTCCATATCGCTGTCGAACATTGGCGATTTAGTTACCGGTTTTTCTCTTCCCGGGCAAACTGTAACGTCACCTCCACCACTCTCCACTGCCCCACCACCGCTATTGGCAATCGTCCCAGTTTTCGTCAATTTCATCAGGTTTAGTTTTGTTTCAACGGTCATAGTCAACGATCCTTTGTACGTTATGTCCAAATCGAGCCAAAGACCTCTCTCGTTTGTCACCGGCTTCGTTACGTTGCGAATGATGGGCGCTCCTTGACCTACTGCTACCTCGGAAACTAAAAGGCACTCCATAAAATATGGTAGTTTTATACTAGATAATTTCCGTTGTATTTTGTCCTGTATCAGGTTTACAGTTTCTGGATATTTGTGTACATCGAACAGTATGCGAGCTATTAAACAGTTTATCCAAAGCGTATTGTCGATATGCGAAGAATGTTCGTTTTCCGAAGTCGAACTGCTGATATCCAAATATTTCGCCATGTATGTGTGATAGTTGAGATCAGGTACACTTTCAAAAGGACTATTGGTTAATTTCGTTTCTGTGGTTGCGGCTCGTTGTGTGGATAACATATTCGATGTGGACGATGCATCGGATATCGTAAAAGATGACGCGTCCTTCTTTTTGGTACACCGCATCGAGGCAGAGACCAATCGCCTATACCAATCCTCTTTCTCGCGGTCAGCCCTAGCAAAAATGAAGATTTTTGTTTGGTTTCGCAGTCTACGGTTATTCCGTCGTTTCTTCAAACGTTTCTTCTTCGACGGCGCAGTCTGGGACATTCCTACAGTTTCCCACacttccttttcttctctttcaatTTCCTTCCCTTTCGCCTGCCGCGCCTCGTCCTCCAAATCTTCATCTTCAATTTCACCTTCCTTCTTCTTGTCCGCCTTCTCTTCCCCCTTCTCCCGATTCCTcctcttccttctttttctccttctccaCTTTCTCTTCCTCATCTCCTCGTCTTCCGTAGCTTTCTCAACCTCGTATTTTTGTGCT
Coding sequences:
- the LOC116432762 gene encoding LOW QUALITY PROTEIN: uncharacterized protein LOC116432762 (The sequence of the model RefSeq protein was modified relative to this genomic sequence to represent the inferred CDS: deleted 2 bases in 1 codon), with translation MTPLHDHQESSSIYIDQRILPLLLPALEEILLVADKRNSLLIQKAPVDVLGNLPEIIWNWNPRRSNIISSSQSNMFAIPRFQQWLSLRWKPTTPNADVCLHGHARYDSITRRSQSPKPWLWSKTAAAQCLQRYVRGWLVRKRVDVQELRQFWKASKRIRIPLSILFPILILNHGTSTFHAVLFLFIV
- the Metrn gene encoding meteorin isoform X1; amino-acid sequence: MRLPDHFLKMKSFAFVAGLLSLLLQRHTDIVSSAPTYEHAALQAADQCDWIGSGGGERGVRPVYLRCSRGTVIWRYPRGAIRVVFSPPVLTESMSQSDVEFVQQDTERNGRANRTVASATADISRLSGFRACAKVSGPVRVYLESHGKLRTLYTPRDGKHKASHRCFYAAAAAAADTDTAVTTAPIDRQPAALYIEAEEQPILGEHRDVKLQYDLEVRRRRKWRPQRRRRRQQQINDDPDTRYRLYNEEEEEDCRPCSMEELAKAYCQSDLVVRGTVNAVEKQLNLEAAELVVGVTKTLRRIEENEGNNDVDVTEFRDRKNVRVRVPSICDARHGQGEFVIMAKRRLGDLILVCAPRLETWTITVRELETAPCVLRS
- the Metrn gene encoding meteorin isoform X2 — translated: MRLPDHFLKMKSFAFVAGLLSLLLQRHTDIVSSAPTYEHAALQAADQCDWIGRQPAALYIEAEEQPILGEHRDVKLQYDLEVRRRRKWRPQRRRRRQQQINDDPDTRYRLYNEEEEEDCRPCSMEELAKAYCQSDLVVRGTVNAVEKQLNLEAAELVVGVTKTLRRIEENEGNNDVDVTEFRDRKNVRVRVPSICDARHGQGEFVIMAKRRLGDLILVCAPRLETWTITVRELETAPCVLRS
- the mRpS34 gene encoding mitochondrial ribosomal protein S34; the encoded protein is MPVKYIGRKTDFKGKTLWQILGNLKNYGVGRMVVRSKFQEYPEPSYMRILKVAAVPMIGESNPDNMRKVIALVEKTFRGQKFTKPSQLDAVTYKSDYVLIPKDQESRYTNVICEKPVKILPRQIEFPPLLKEILIRQRKRTGQEITEDIKLQARYNFNGLKNQRIAEEQETPTIDFQKTAQPTLYITTGDEQTNQL